The following proteins are co-located in the Telopea speciosissima isolate NSW1024214 ecotype Mountain lineage chromosome 9, Tspe_v1, whole genome shotgun sequence genome:
- the LOC122639754 gene encoding cytochrome P450 736A117-like: protein MANMLQWSGHQGQLSFLHPFSLLLCFLLLFVFLFKKNRVETKRTNLPPSPWKLPIIGNLHQLGPLPHRGLHSLAQRHGPLMLLHFGSKPTLVVSSPDAAREIMKTHDLIFSSRPTSSFGRRLLYNHKDIGFAPYGEYWRQVRKICVLQLLSMKRVQSFQPVREEETKVMIENIKRSCSNSPSSSALVDLCEMLMSLTNDIICRVALGKKYGGEEGGGRRFRKMIIEFGYLLGVFNVGDFIPWLGWVNYVLGLEERVEKNFAEIDSFLDEVIEDHIHGKRTEYVGNYNADGGDQDFVDFLLQIQQDKSAEITLGREHIKAIVLDMFVAGTDNPQSLLEWTMARLLKHPKVMEEVQKEVRGVAFTIGSKNIKEDDIEQMHYLKAVIKETLRMHPPAPLMVPHESTKEAKIKGYDIPAKTTVIINAWAIGRDPASWDDPEEFKPKRFFNDASSIDFKGHDFQLIPFGAGRRGCPGTHFAIAVVEVALANLLHKFDWALPNGANGEALDLTESPGLSIHLKAPLLAVATPHY, encoded by the exons ATGGCTAATATGTTGCAATGGTCAGGGCACCAAGGCCAATTGAGTTTTCTTCATcccttctccttgcttctttgctttcttctccTGTTTGTGTTCTTATTCAAGAAAAATAGAGTTGAAACCAAAAGAACCAACCTACCACCTTCCCCATGGAAGCTCCCAATAATAGGGAACCTCCATCAATTAGGCCCCTTGCCACACCGCGgactccactccttggctcaaCGCCATGGTCCTCTCATGCTGCTACACTTTGGCAGCAAACCAACTCTTGTGGTTTCATCGCCTGATGCAGCTCGTGAAATCATGAAAACCCATGACCTAATTTTCTCCAGCAGACCCACTTCAAGTTTTGGTAGGAGACTATTGTACAATCACAAGGACATTGGCTTTGCACCTTACGGGGAGTATTGGCGACAAGTACGCAAAATTTGTGTTCTCCAGCTTCTAAGTATGAAGAGGGTTCAATCATTCCAGCcagtgagagaagaagagacgaAAGTGATGATTGAAAACATCAAAAGGTCTTGCTCAAATTCAccttcatcctcagctttggTGGATTTATGTGAGATGCTCATGTCTCTAACAAATGATATAATATGTAGAGTGGCTCTAGGGAAGAAGTATGGTGGGGAAGAAGGTGGTGGTAGGAGGTTTAGAAAGATGATTATTGAATTTGGGTATCTACTTGGAGTTTTTAATGTAGGGGACTTCATACCTTGGCTTGGTTGGGTGAACTATGTACTTGGGTTAGAGGAGAGGGTGGAGAAAAATTTTGCAGAGATAGATTCTTTTCTCGATGAAGTAATTGAAGACCACATCCATGGAAAGAGAACGGAATATGTTGGGAATTATAATGCAGATGGTGGTGATCAAGACTTCGTGGACTTCCTTCTTCAGATACAACAGGATAAGAGTGCTGAAATCACCCTTGGGAGAGAACACATCAAAGCCATAGTATTG GATATGTTTGTTGCTGGAACTGATAACCCGCAGTCACTCCTAGAATGGACAATGGCAAGGCTTTTAAAGCATCCAAAAGTCATGGAAGAAGTCCAAAAGGAGGTAAGAGGGGTTGCATTTACAATAGGTAGCAAAAATATTAAAGAGGATGACATAGAACAAATGCACTATTTGAAAGCAGTGATCAAGGAAACACTACGCATGCATCCTCCAGCACCTCTAATGGTTCCACATGAATCAACTAAAGAAGCCAAAATAAAAGGGTATGACATTCCGGCAAAGACAACAGTGATCATCAACGCCTGGGCAATTGGAAGGGATCCTGCATCATGGGATGACCCAGAAGAGTTTAAACCAAAGAGGTTCTTTAATGATGCTAGTTCTATTGACTTCAAAGGCCATGATTTCCAATTGATCCCGTTTGGGGCTGGTAGAAGGGGATGCCCTGGAACCCATTTCGCCATTGCTGTTGTTGAAGTTGCATTAGCCAATCTTCTGCACAAATTTGATTGGGCATTGCCTAATGGAGCAAATGGAGAGGCTTTAGATCTTACGGAATCTCCTGGACTTTCAATCCACTTGAAAGCTCCTCTTCTTGCTGTTGCGACTCCTCACTACTAA